The Candidatus Nanopelagicales bacterium nucleotide sequence TGAATACGACGTCTTCGAAGAGGTCGTCCTCACCGACATCATCGAGGGCAAACCCGAAGGACTCGCCCTGGATCTGAACCAGTCGCGGCCGATCGAGGGCTTCGAGACCAAGGTGACCGGCCAGGCCACGGGACCCGCCGGCGAGGGGTACGAGGTCATCGCGGGATCGGACATCGTCGTCATCACCGCCGGCCTGCCGCGCAAACCTGGCATGAGCCGCATGGATCTCATCGAGACCAACGCGAAGATCATGCGGGCAGTGGCCGAGAACATCGCCAAACACGCCCCCAACGCTGTGATCGTCAACGTCGCGAACCCACTCGACGAGATGACCGCTCTCGCGCAGATCGTCACCGGCTTCGACAAGAGCCGGATCATCGGCCAGGCCGGAATGCTGGACACAGCCCGGTTCACCAATTTCGTCGCCGAGAAACTGGACGTGCCGGTTGCCAGCGTCCGCACCCTGACGCTGGGGTCCCACGGCGACACCATGGTGCCGGTTCCCTCGAAGTGCACGGTCGACGGCAAGCCGTTGACGGACCTGCTGAGCGCTGAGGAGATCGACGACCTCGTCACCCGCACCCGTAACGGTGGCGCGGAGGTCGTGGCACTGCTCAAGACCGGTTCCGCCTACTACGCGCCGTCCGCCGCGGCCGCCCGCATGGCGAAAGCCATCATCGAAGACTCCGGTGACGTCATGCCGGTGTGCGCCTGGGTCGACGGGGAGTACGGCATCTCCGGGGTCTACCTCGGTGTGCAGGCCGAGATCGGTCGCGAAGGTATCCGCCGCATCGTCGAGACCGACCTCACCGAGACTGAACTGGCCGGTCTGAAAGAGGCCGCCGAGGCGGTGCGCGCCAAGCAGGCAGACGTCCAAAGCCTCTGATCCAAAGCCTCTGATCGCCTGCGGACAACCCGCGGTTACGGAAGCCCGAGCCCCTACGAAACACCACCCCTCGGAAGGAAACCATGTCCAAGATCAAGGTGCAGAACCCTGTCGTCGAACTCGACGGCGACGAGATGACCCGCATCATCTGGGAGTTCATCAAGGGTCAACTGATCCTGCCCTATCTGGATATCGACCTGAAGTACTACGACCTCGGCATCGAGCATCGCGACGCGACCGACGACCAGGTCACCATCGATGCGGCCCACGCCATCCAGGAGTACGGAGTGGGCGTCAAGTGCGCCACCATCACCCCGGACGAGGCCCGCGTCGAGGAGTTCGGGCTCAAGAAGATGTGGCGCTCGCCGAACGGCACGATCCGCAACATCTTGGGTGGGGTCATCTTCCGCGAGCCGATCATCATCAG carries:
- the mdh gene encoding malate dehydrogenase, with amino-acid sequence MARQGKVTVVGAGFYGSTTAQRLAEYDVFEEVVLTDIIEGKPEGLALDLNQSRPIEGFETKVTGQATGPAGEGYEVIAGSDIVVITAGLPRKPGMSRMDLIETNAKIMRAVAENIAKHAPNAVIVNVANPLDEMTALAQIVTGFDKSRIIGQAGMLDTARFTNFVAEKLDVPVASVRTLTLGSHGDTMVPVPSKCTVDGKPLTDLLSAEEIDDLVTRTRNGGAEVVALLKTGSAYYAPSAAAARMAKAIIEDSGDVMPVCAWVDGEYGISGVYLGVQAEIGREGIRRIVETDLTETELAGLKEAAEAVRAKQADVQSL